AACGTAAAAGATAAGACGAGATTATAAAGATGGGAAATCAAGGGCAAAGAGAAGTCTCTTTATTCTGATCTCAAAATAAAAGTTTGGGGAATTTGTTGGTGTTCTTGGATTGTGTAGCCACAGGCCGTCCCAGTTATACCAAAACTTCTGTCTAAATGGTGGATGATCATCGTTGTGAAAATAATGTTTCCTTTGCAACACCTTACCACCACATTTACTTCTACTAAGTAGTAGTGTGCACATTTCAGAGTTAAAGTTACAATGAACCACTTCAGTTCCATAGAGGACAAAAATTTCTTGAACACTTCAGAAATGCAAACTGCAGTTTATAtcttggcagcatctgaggagcaggagagtcgacgtgcCATCAAGAATCAGGCAGTTTCCTGATTCTTTGACTCTCCtgcctgaaactttgactctcctgctcctcagatgctgcctgaccggctgtgcttttccagcaccacaatttccaactctgactctccagcattcgcagtcctcactttctcctttctgtaGTTTATAACTTTCCAAATGGTGCAGTAACATGTGCACAAAGTGTAAATGTGCAAATGAGTGAACCCTCTGTACAGTACATTATCTCGTTCTGCCATGCTATTTTCAAAAGATAGTGTCTTAATTTAGCATCTTTTAAAAATACTCATTCTCAGGAAATGGGAACCACTTGCAATTCAATACCCAGTCCGAGACGCCCTTGAGAAGTTGATTTTGCAAAGTCTGAAATTAAATTCACAAATACAGATAGTTCTTCACGttcctgtgttttgttttcttccccATTCCTAGGGAACTAACACATGGTTTGTTTAGAAAATACAGACTTCAGACCCTTATCTAGCCTGAATTACAGGGGAACAAATGGCCAGGAATGATGAACAAGATTTCACATTCACAGCCTTCACGTGGAGTTGATATTCTCTGGCATTTTTAAGCATTACACCTGGTTAGAAATCTATAACTAGGGGTCATTGTGCCAGGATAAAGGGTCACCCATTGaggactgagaagaggaggaatatGATGCAGTgattctctggaattctctcaccCACAAACTGTGGAAGATCAACTGTTGAGTCTCTTCAGGACTGAGATCAATCGATTTTTGGAAACTAAGGAAATCGAAGGATTTGGGGTCCATGCAGGAAAGCGGAATTGAGTTACCTGATTAGCTCTGATCTTGCTCAAATGGTGGGGAGGGGCTTCTGCCCTGAGAGAACCTGCTTTAGTCTCTGGTGTCTCAATGGAGCTGTAGCTGAAAGGAACCCCAGGCACTGGCCCTCACAGAAAGGGAATAATACactgaattcaatacaaaaatgTCACAATATCCTTTAAAGGATAGAATTTGTATTTCACAAACTCATGGTCTTTCAAAGCATTTTGGTTACAACCACCTGGTGACACGAGGTTGGGGTTGTTCACAGCAACCAATTCCCCTTTTTTCTCTTGTAAACGAACATTGAAAAGGTTAACTGGCTCCTGGTGGGAGGGAAATGGATGAACTGTAATGGCACCACTAAACCACCACTGCTGACTGcagttctcttttctatcttatCTTAAAATAAACATTACATAAGTTAGTCAGGCCTTCCTCCTTTCACTGCTGAGTTTAAGGGCTGGTCTAATTGGTCTGTTAGAGAATAAACCACTATTGAGTCTCAAAGTGAAGTGGCACTTACATTACACAAGATCTAGTTTATTGCTTCATAGCAATAGATACAGGTTACATGGACTAGTTACATTTAATTACAAAGAccatcagaaaccagagttgaCACATCGTTTCTATGAGGACTTCTGCATTTTGTCCACCCAGACCACGCGACATCATTGGGTAGATTTAACACACCTTCAGCAGGATCTCTtccagaaccattaccttacacAGCACAATTCACAGCCAAAAGATCACTTCTGAAATGGACAAACTGTTGTAACACAAAGGTTGCAGCTTGCCACCTTCCTCTTGGAAGGTGGCACAAATTGTGCTGAGATCGATAAGCAGGTTTACAAATTAATGTGTCACTCGAATCTTCTTTAACAGCTCCTATATATTATTCCTCTGCGGGAACATTCCATGGTGACTGGGTTACCAGGTCTGGCATAATTTTTCTTAAGGCTGTTaagaatggtggagtggacacaTGATCATGGTAAATtaaagaagaccattcagcccatcctatcTTACCCAATGAGACACACAAGACTCACAGCAATAGTGCTCCCGCTCAACAATTTTCTTCAGACACTATTTATTGGGTTCTTGGTTGACATATTTTGTTCTCACTGTTTTCCCATGAACCCTTCCCAAGTATTGATCACATTGAACGTAGATTCTTCCTCGGTCTGAGATTTACCTTTCAGTTCTTTGATTTTATATCCCTTTGCTTTATGGTCATAGAGTGCTCTGCATTTACCTATATTTGGAcaacttaatatcctttagggagatGTTCATTAAATGCTGTAAGATCACTTTTAGTTGCTGCCTTTCAAAATTATAAACATTCAGTTTCCACAGCCACCCATTCCCAAAACAAAACATCTCCCTGGTGTCCTGGGGACCAAATCTGCACTGTCTTGGTAACTTCAGCATTTCGCATCTTCTGATTTAGCAAGACAGTCCAGCATTCCCAGTGGCTGGCACAGGAGGGTAATCAGACACAAACTGACTCTGAGTCCAACAAGGGCACGATGGGAGAGGTGACCAAACACACAGTGAAAGAGGTAGATCGCAGTGGGATTGCCATGTCAGTCTCACTGTGCTCCAGCTCTGAACCAAGGACAGCTACCAACCCAGAGGACACTACTGGATGAAAGTGATGACATTCGAATTATCTTAATATCCAAGTAAAAAAATCTTGGTGCATTTTAAACTGAAAAGATTTACGCTGTTTTAATTCATCAATCAGAAACATGTTACGTGGGAGAAATGGGAGGGATTAATAGAGGGCCATGATGTCACTTCCTCTCAGGCCTGTGGACAACATGTTTTGTGTAAGCACCAGCACAATGGCATGCTCCATACCAACCTGTATGTTTCTAGGCAACAACTCACCTAGCAACAACCTCCATGTGCTAAAAGTCAATCCCGAACAACTATCCCAAGGCAACTAGGGTTGTCCTAGCAACAGGATTCCCACTCCCCTTTGCTCCCTCCACGACACCTCAGTGGCTtgtcagtcagctgctcaggaCCAGATCACAGGAACCACTAAAACAAAACACCGTTTACATTACAATGTGACATTCTAAACTGCAGCAGGCTGCTTTACAGAGAGAGAATctgtctgaaaatgtggtgcaccgtgtgaatatttttctttattctttggaaTGTGCATGTGGTGGGAAAGACCTGAATTCGTtgcacattcctaattgccccgAATGAGGCTGTTTCAGGGGGTAGTTAAGAGACAAGGCCATTGCTGGACTCCatggcctggagtcacgtgtaggccagactgggtaaggatgggggattttattctctaaaggacattagcggaCAGTCTCATGGTCACTGTCACTAAGACTAGCTTTacattccctcccctcccccctactCCCCCAACCTTTTCCACCCCACATCCCTTCCAGTTAAGCTGATAGTTTGTGCTTTGCTAATACAGAAACCAGAGCCCCAGCTGATGATCTGTGTTAAGATTGTCCTCATCACAACCATGGCCAGGGGGCGTGGGGTCCAGGATACCATGGCTGCTTCAGAGGCTTCCTGCTGGGGGTGGTCCGTGACTCAGCAGGGGGAGGAGGACATCTGGTCGTAATCGGGGCACTTGAGCAGTGCTGGGTAGTTGGCATTCAGCTGCATGGAAGTGTCGCTGGAGATGTCGGAGGGACTGCGTCCGCGAGGCCAGGTGTCTGGGTGCAGGAACTGGCCAGAGTAGTCGGAGCAATTACTGAGCCTTGGCCTGTAGAAGCTGGAGTGGGGTCTGTAGATCTCTTCAGCGGCGTATCTCTTCATAAAGAGGTAAACCGACATGACTCCGGCACTCTGCAGCAACACAAAATACAATCCTTCTGTCACCATCACTCTTGGGCCATTGAAGGGCTGGGAAATTAAACACTTCCTCTTTTATTGTCAGCCCAGCCCCTCAATTTCCCCACTGCAGTACCCCACAGGGGCTGAGAAACCCCACTTGTAGATGACCAGTTCAtcaactgtgtggaaacagaacaTTCAGCCCAGTAAGTCCACACCCAAGTgcttcccatccagacccaccctatccctgtaacccttgcatttcccacggctaatccacccaaccttcacatccctgcTCAGCatgggaaattcagcatggccactccatctaacctgcacacctttggactgtggaaggaaacccacgcagacacggggagaatgcataAACttcatacagtcacctgaggcgggaattgaacccagctccctggagctgtgaggcagcagtgctaaccactgagccactgtaccaccctgaTTCGTTGCAGCCCCCAGCTGATAGCAGCTTGTCCTTGAAACCCACGAATACACAAATGAGGAGACAATATTTAAATGATCTTAATATCCAAGTAAATATTCTTGTTGGAGTTAAAAATGGCAAAGTGTAATCTGTTTCAATTCATCAGTTGGAAACGTGTGACATCGGAGACACAAAAGGGTTTAATAGAGGGCCATGATCTCACTTCCTCTCAGGCATTTGGGCATTTAGCATGTCAACACCAGCACATTGTCACACTCCATACCAACTGTGTGTCTCTAGGAAACATCTCGCCTAGCAACAACCTCCATCTGGTAAAAGTCAATCCTGACAACTATCTCTAGGCAACCGAGTTTATCCTAGCAACAAGCTGTGGTGGCACATATTCCAGTCATTAGATTTTATGAGGCTAATATTCCATTCTCAAATTGCAGCATAGCTGGAAATATTGGAACAGGAGcagacctttcagcccctcaaatctgttcTATAATTCAGTTAGATCGAGGCTTATGTGCATCTTAACTTCATCGACACCACCTTGGCTTTTCAATTCTTGATCACtgtgagtgaaaaaaaatctatcaattgcAGTTTCACAAGTGTCAGTTGACACTACGTCCTCAACGACTCAGTGGGAGGACGGTTATTGTGGGGTTGCTGTTAAATTGAAGGATCACACCCATGTGAAAGTGTCACTTCCAGTGAGAATCACACCCCTCTGAATGGGAATGTCAGCCAGATGCTGCACTACAGACAGTTTCCTCTTGTGATGTGGAATACACTGCTGATGGGTGCTGGTGGTAAACTCAACAATAATCCTGAAAGGGGGAAAGTGAATGCATAACAGAAAATGAAACATGTCCAGGTGTATCAGTAAAGAGCAGGAGATTGAGACAATTTCATAACAgtttgtgacgatgctgctcctttaacaagattattctgaacttggcttttttttcagaggagtTGTAAAGTCAGACGTTCTGACATATCTGGGAATATCTACTTGAGAACGCTTTTAAGTTtctcttttaaaacatttgtacaatgaaacgggagtggccagttctcccagttcggggttggggttggggttggggttggggttggggttggggttggggttggtttgggttggtttggtttggtttgggtgttttggtttggtttgggtgttttggtttggtttgaccaagtaaagctgctggacccaaagaagcagatccaggctgatcctctccctccctctctctctctgacatctctcctgtaagaacctgtgttggatgtttccttttttttgccaagggggcaTTTATGGCGATATTAcaggcatttggaacagcattattaagttgcGATAAAATCGATTGGATTTTCAAATAGTTatattattctaaattcagttttctttcgTTCAtgtgtaaattctgttttgtttgaaactgagtGGCTGGGCCAgttgcatcattcctggaatatccattttacacctgcttaaaacaacgagaaaTGTAAGGGCCTGGGTTACCTCCTTGaactgttttgagggggtctggcctggtccataacaggttggcttagacataatgggctgaatggcctccatggTGTCATTGTATTCTCTGAAATGCAGTTGGGTCATTTTGGTCTTTTACAATCATCAGACCTTCATCCAGACACCTGGTGTGCATTCAACCGAGACGGGAGAGCGTTCACCTCCAGTTTATCCTCCAAACATTTACATTCGCAACTCAATCTAGAATCCCACCAATCAACTTTCAATTAGTAACTTGCTTATCATCAGGGAAAAAAACATTCTAACTTCTAGCAGTATTGTCTTTCAGTGTTATTGACCACGGAGCTGAGATTATTAAGTGATTAAATCTGCAGTGTTCAGCATATCCTATAAATTGCAGTGAAGTTGCCTGATTCTCTGAGGTGTCACTGTGATTGTAGCTCATGTGAACAGCAAGTGGCAGGTGATGCTGCTATGATTCTGAAGCAGTCTCCACTCCCTCCCCATACCTCCCTAACCACTCCAAACCTCCTCCCCCAGCATCACCACTCAATATTCCCCAGACTGCATTGGACCATCAAAGGAGACGGGAACATCAGATGGAGAAGGAGGGAACATTGGTCTTAGCAGGAgaagatggaaatgtggaactgaGTTCCTTCCAATTGCAATCCTGAACCATTCAGCAACCAGGAGAGGGTGTGGCTGACGGAGAGCACTGATGGAACTGGTGGGACGGGATGCAGACTATCTTGTGGCACACAGCGGGCAAGTCAGTATTACCGTGATGATGAACCAAATCTGCCAATCAATTCAACTGTTTGTCATGAAAGGTCATTTACctgaaacattctctctctcaacagTCTGTCCTAATGGctgttctgaacttttatttctctatttttctgatttattgctggtctttgtatttctttatttttctaattttttcccCAAGAGTTTGTACTTGAGTATCTATATCTAAGAAATGGCGCTGTAAGGGGTGGCTTATAAACCTTTcattgtactcatgtgagtacacaTGACtttaaagctaattctaattctttcaTTTAATAATGTtgattgagtgataaatattgaccaataGACGATAGAGAGGTCCCCTGTCCTATTTTGAAACAGTGTCATGATGCCTTGATGTCTACTTGAAAGAACTGGCTTGATTTAATGTTTtatccaaaagatggcacctccaacagaGTAGCTCACCCTCAGTGCTGCAATGAGGCATCAGCTCCAATCTTTGCctttaagatgatcagaggattagacagtaaaagtctttttcccaggatgatgacgtcagcttgtacgaggggcatagctacaaattgttgggtgatagatgtcagaggcaggttctttactcagagagtagtaagggcattgaatgccctgcctaccaatgtagttaactcagccacattagggagatttaaacaatccttggataagcacatggatgatgatggggggagtggtgggcttagattagttcacaggtcggtgcaacatcgagggctggagggcctgttctgtgctgtattgttctatgttttaagtaGCTGGGGTAGGTTTCGAACACAGCACTTTTGAATTCAGAGGGCATGGATAACTGAACCACACAAACAGTCCAAGCACCTGTCACGGGCTGTTGAACTTGGAGATAATTTTCATGGTTTCAATGGTAGTTCTGGTTTAATCAGTCTTGTCTGATTTTGGGTCTAACCGATTTCCTTGGAACCCCAAATGATCTTGGATTAAAAGGGGCTGGGCTGAGCCAGACACGGAACCAATTCGACTGGTAATTACCTCGGTCAGCAAGAAGGAGATTGCAGAAAAGGCAAAAGACCACCCGTAATTGTAGTGGAAATAGCTCTCGGAGTCTGGGGTCCTGTTTAACATCTCATCGTTGATGCTGGATATGTAAAGGACAAGCCCAACAACCAGAGACAAACCTGCAATTGCGAAGAAATTGGATTTGTCAGAAAACACTACTTTCGCATAAAACATTTAGAACAAAGATTTGTGTTA
Above is a window of Chiloscyllium plagiosum isolate BGI_BamShark_2017 chromosome 24, ASM401019v2, whole genome shotgun sequence DNA encoding:
- the LOC122562280 gene encoding voltage-dependent calcium channel gamma-5 subunit is translated as MIRSSTPFPLVSLFFMFIGFVLNNIGHIRPHQTILAFVSGIFFILSGLSLVVGLVLYISSINDEMLNRTPDSESYFHYNYGWSFAFSAISFLLTESAGVMSVYLFMKRYAAEEIYRPHSSFYRPRLSNCSDYSGQFLHPDTWPRGRSPSDISSDTSMQLNANYPALLKCPDYDQMSSSPC